In a genomic window of Muntiacus reevesi chromosome 1, mMunRee1.1, whole genome shotgun sequence:
- the C1H1orf43 gene encoding protein C1orf43 homolog isoform X1, whose product MASGSNWLSGVNVVLVMAYGSLVFVLLFIFVKRQIMRFAMKSRRGPHVPVGHNAPKDLKEEIDIRLSKVQDIKYEPQLLADDDARLLQLETQGNQTDCYNYLYRMKALDAIRASEIPFHAEGRHPHSLMGKNFRSYLLDLRNTSTPFKGVRKALIDTLLDGYETARYGTGVFGLSEYLRYQEALSELATVVKARSGSSQRQHQSAAKDLTQSPEVSPTTIQVTYLPSSQKSKRAKHFLELKSFKDNYNTLESTL is encoded by the exons ATGGCGTCCGGCAGTAACTGGCTGTCTGGCGTGAATGTCGTGCTGGTGATGGCCTACGGGAGCCTG GTGTTTGTACTACTATTTATTTTTGTGAAGAGGCAAATCATGCGCTTTGCAATGAAATCCCGAAGGGGACCTCATGTCCCTGTGGGACACAATGCCCCCAAG GACTTAAAAGAGGAGATTGATATCCGACTGTCCAAGGTTCAGGATATCAAGTATGAACCTCAGCTTCTCGCAGATGATGATGCAAGACTGCTACAGCTGGAAACCCAGGGAAATCAAA CAGATTGCTACAACTACCTATACAGGATGAAAGCTCTGGATGCTATCCGTGCCTCTG AGATCCCATTTCATGCTGAAGGCCGGCATCCCCATTCCTTAATGGGCAAGAATTTCCGCTCCTACCTGCTAGATCTTCGAAACACTAGTACTCCTTTCAAGGGTGTGCGCAAGGCCCTCATTGATACCCTGCTTGATGGCTATGAGACAGCCCGCTATGGGACAGGG gTCTTTGGCCTGAGTGAGTACCTGCGCTATCAGGAGGCCCTGAGTGAGCTGGCCACAGT GGTCAAAGCACGAAGTGGGAGCTCTCAGCGACAGCACCAGTCAGCAGCCAAAGACCTAACCCAGTCTCCTGAAGTCTCCCCAACAACCATCCAGGTGACATACCTCCCCTCCAGTCAGAAGAGTAAACGTGCCAAGCACTTCCTCGAATTGAAGAGCTTTAAGGACAACTATAACACACTGGAGAGTACTCTGTGA
- the C1H1orf43 gene encoding protein C1orf43 homolog isoform X2, with product MASGSNWLSGVNVVLVMAYGSLVFVLLFIFVKRQIMRFAMKSRRGPHVPVGHNAPKDLKEEIDIRLSKVQDIKYEPQLLADDDARLLQLETQGNQNCYNYLYRMKALDAIRASEIPFHAEGRHPHSLMGKNFRSYLLDLRNTSTPFKGVRKALIDTLLDGYETARYGTGVFGLSEYLRYQEALSELATVVKARSGSSQRQHQSAAKDLTQSPEVSPTTIQVTYLPSSQKSKRAKHFLELKSFKDNYNTLESTL from the exons ATGGCGTCCGGCAGTAACTGGCTGTCTGGCGTGAATGTCGTGCTGGTGATGGCCTACGGGAGCCTG GTGTTTGTACTACTATTTATTTTTGTGAAGAGGCAAATCATGCGCTTTGCAATGAAATCCCGAAGGGGACCTCATGTCCCTGTGGGACACAATGCCCCCAAG GACTTAAAAGAGGAGATTGATATCCGACTGTCCAAGGTTCAGGATATCAAGTATGAACCTCAGCTTCTCGCAGATGATGATGCAAGACTGCTACAGCTGGAAACCCAGGGAAATCAAA ATTGCTACAACTACCTATACAGGATGAAAGCTCTGGATGCTATCCGTGCCTCTG AGATCCCATTTCATGCTGAAGGCCGGCATCCCCATTCCTTAATGGGCAAGAATTTCCGCTCCTACCTGCTAGATCTTCGAAACACTAGTACTCCTTTCAAGGGTGTGCGCAAGGCCCTCATTGATACCCTGCTTGATGGCTATGAGACAGCCCGCTATGGGACAGGG gTCTTTGGCCTGAGTGAGTACCTGCGCTATCAGGAGGCCCTGAGTGAGCTGGCCACAGT GGTCAAAGCACGAAGTGGGAGCTCTCAGCGACAGCACCAGTCAGCAGCCAAAGACCTAACCCAGTCTCCTGAAGTCTCCCCAACAACCATCCAGGTGACATACCTCCCCTCCAGTCAGAAGAGTAAACGTGCCAAGCACTTCCTCGAATTGAAGAGCTTTAAGGACAACTATAACACACTGGAGAGTACTCTGTGA
- the CFAP141 gene encoding cilia- and flagella-associated protein 141 → MVDRWRSSHTHCLWQMTLSQRRNPYALLRMQDTMAEELALASKQLLMVRQAALHQLFEKEHEQYQQELNEKGKAFYVERL, encoded by the exons ATGGTGGACAG GTGGCGGAGTTCACACACTCACTGTCTGTGGCAGATGACGTTAAGCCAGAGGAGAAACCCATATGCTCTCCTCAGGATGCAGGACACCATGGCAGAGGAGTTGGCCCTGGCCAGCAAGCAGTTGCTGATG GTCCGTCAGGCTGCCCTGCACCAGCTGTTTGAAAAGGAGCATGAGCAGTACCAGCAAGAACTAAATGAGAAGGGCAAAGCTTTTTATGTGGAGAGACTCTGA